From the Rhizomicrobium palustre genome, the window ACGCGTTTCCAGCTTTGGTACGAGCGCTCGGAAATGCGCGCATTGACCTGGGCGAGGCGCACACCGCGCGCGCGGGCATTCAGGATCAGATTGGGCCAGATATCGGAATCGACAAACAGGCCGGCATCCGGTTTCCAGTAGTCGAGAAACTTTGCGGTGGCGGCGGGGGTATCGACTGGCACAAATTGATGAATGGCTTTTTCCGGCAAGCGCTGCTGCATCACGGTAGCCGAGGTGACCGTGCCGCTGGTGAGCAGGACATGGCAATCGAATGCCGCAAGCAGTGCGTCGATCAAGGGCAGGGCAGCAACGCATTCGCCGACGCTGGCGCCATGCACCCAAATGATCTGCCCTTCAGGACGCGGCAGGGAGGCACAGCCCAAGCGTTCATTGCCACGGCTTAAGTGTTCCTTGCCGCGGGTCTGGCGGCGGCGCAGCAAGAGCGGCACGGCAGGCGAGAGCATGCGGGTGACAAAGCGGTACGCGGAAAGTCCAAGCGAGGCCATTACGCACCCTCCGCCGGAAGCGGTTCGTCATGCTGATAGAGCCGCGCATAAAGCCCGTTCAGCGCCAGAAGCTCGGCGTGATTGCCCGCTTCGGCAACGCGGCCTTGGTCCAGCACATAAAGCTTATCGGCATCGGCGACGGTGGAAAGGCGATGGGCAATCACGATGGTGGTACGGTTCTTCATCAAACGGGTGAGCGCTTCCTGCACCTGACGTTCGCTCTCGGTGTCGAGGGCGGAGGTCGCCTCGTCGAGCAGCAGGATGGGGGCGTTGCGCAACATGGCGCGGGCGATGGCGATGCGCTGGCGCTGTCCGCCGGAAAGCTTCAGGCCGCCTTCGCCCGCCTTGGTGTCATAGCCTTGCGGCAGGGCGGTGATGAACTCATGCGCGGCAGCATCTTTGGCGGCTTGTTCGATCTCGGCCCGCGTCGCGCCGGGGCGGCCCATGGCGATATTGGTGGCGATGCTTTCGTCGAACAGGATCGGCTCTTGCGTCACGAGCGCGATGGCGCCGCGCAGGCTTTGCAGCGTCACGCCGCGAATATCCTGCCCATCGATGGTGATGCGTCCCGCTTGGGCTTCGTAGAAGCGCAGGAGCAGATTGAAGAGTGTGGTTTTGCCGGAGCCGGATGGTCCCACCAGCGCCACTTTGCTGCCGGGCGCGATTTCGAGATCGATGCCACGCACGGCGGGCGTTTCGGCATAAGCGAATGAGACATTCTCGAAGCGCACCGCGCCGCCTTGTGTCACGGCGAGGTCTTTGGCGCCTTGTGCATCGACGATTTCGGGCTTGGCATCGATGACGGCAAACACGCGGTTGGCGGCGGTGAGGCCGCTCGAAGCAATGGTGAAGACCTGGCTCAAATTGCGGATCGGCTGCAGCGCCAGAAGCATCGCGCCCATGAAGGTGATGAACTGATCGGCGCTGACCTCGCCATGCGCGGTCTGATAGAGCGCGTAATAGATCACGCCCGCGCTGACGAGACCGGAAAAGATATCTGTCACCGGCACGGCAGAGGCTCTGCGGCGCGCGAGTTTGACGAGATGCTTTAAGCGTTCGGAAAGACGCGCATCGGCCGCCTTGGAGACATGGGCTTCAAGCCCATAGGCCTTGATCACGCGGCGGCCATCCAGCGCCTCGGCGATGGCGGTGGAAAGCGAGCCGGTCTGTTCCATATTGCGCTGGGTGGTGCGTTTGATGGAGCCACCAATCTTGCCCATGGCCCAGGCGACGCCCGGCACTGCCAGAATGCCGATCACCATCAACTGCCAATCGGCATAGATCATCACCGCGATGAGCGCGATGAGCTGCACGAGTTCCAGGGCCACCGCCGCCACGCCGCGCGAAATCGCATCGCGCATCAAGGTGGCGTCGTAGAGAAAATTGGAGACGAAGGTGCCCGAATGCACCGCGTTCAACGCGGCAAGATCGCGCCGCACCAGGGCGTGGAACATATCGCGTTGGCAGAATGTCACCACCCGCTCGCCGATACTGTCGAGGCGCGATTGCTGCACATAATAGGCGACAGCGCGGATCCACAAAATCGCCACCACGGACAAAGGCAGGCTCCAGATGGCGCGGCCTTCGCCGAACAGCATCTTGGCGGTGCCAGTTTGGGTGGCCGCGCTCTGATGGCCGAACAACACACCGGTCGCCGGGCCCAAAAGCCAAGCTAGCGCGGCGGTGCAGATGGCATAAAGCGCCATGAAGGCGATGGCGAGGATCAGCGTGCCACGCTGGTCGCGCAAATAATCCCGCGCAATCCGGCGCAGGATTTGGGACGTAGGGGCTGAAGGCTCGCTCATGGCGGCGGGGTGTAGCATGGCGCCGCCCTAGGGGGTAGGGCCCAAGGCAAATGGCTTGGGATCACTCAGGCTGCATAAGGCGGTGAATATGCACGACAAAATAGCGCATGGCAGCGTTATCAACGGTCGCCTGGGCTTTGGCTTTCCAGGCTGCATGGGCGGCCTGATAGTTGGGGAAAATCCCCACCACGTCGAGCTTTTCCAGATCCTTGAAGGTGATGTTATCGGGCGAGGTCAGCTCGCCGCCAAAGACCAGATGCAGGAGTTGGGTGGGTTCGACGTCGCTCATGGCTTGTCCTTATAGGCCTATTGGTTCTGATCAATCCGGTTTCGCAATATAGCGTGCAGATGAGGACCCGCGGCCAGAACATTGGGCTGGATCACGGCGGGCGCATTATAGACCGGGGATGCGCCTTCCAGGCTGGTCATGATCCCGCCCGCCTCGCGCAAAATGATGTCGGCCGCGGCCACGTCCCAATCATGCAGCGCCTGCATGGTGAGGGCGGCATCGAACTTTCCCGCCGCCACAAGCGCGATGCGATAGGCGATGGAATTCGGATTCTCGACATGCATCTCAGGCCAGGGCTGTTGCCAGCGCGGGTTGTTGAGCGTGGTTTTGCTCGCAAGCAGCCGGATGCCGTCCAAGCCTTCGCAAGGGCGCACCGAAATGCGTTCCCCGTTCAAAAAGGCGCCTTCGCCCTTGGCGGCGGAGAAGCATTCCTCGGTCATCGGGTTATAGACGACGCCGGTCACCGGCTGGCCGTCTTCCACAATGCCGACACAGACGGTGAAATGCGGACGGCGCTTGACGAAGGCGAGTGTGCCGTCGATGGGATCGACCACGAAAATGCGCTTTGCAGAAAACCGCGAATTGTCGTCCTCGTTTTCTTCCGACAGCCAAGCGTAATCTGGCCGCGCCTTGCGCAAATGCTCGGTCAGATAGGCGTTGACGGCAAGATCGGCCTCGGTGACCGGGCTGCCATCGGATTTGTGTTTGGTGTTGAAATCGCGCGCGGCAATCTCGCGGGCAATCGCACCCGCTTCCAAAACCACGCGCGTCACCAGCGCGACGTCACTCTCTGACTTAAGCTCCGGCAACGGTCATACCCTCGATACGGCAGGTGGGTGCATTCGTGCCATAACGGAACACGAGGTCATCGGCGGGGGTGAGGCGCTTATACATGTCGCGCAAATTGCCCGCGATGGTCACTTCCGAGACCGGATAGGCGATCTTGCCTTTCTCGATCCAGAAGCCAGCCGCGCCACGGCTATAATCACCGGTGACCGAATTGACGCCCATCCCCATCAGCTCGGTGACATAGAAGCCTTCTTCAATGTCGCTGATCAGCTCTTCCACCGACACGGTGCCCGGCAGCATGTAGAAGTTCGTCGCCGAAGGATGCGGCGGGCCGCCGGTGCCGCGCGCGGCATGGCCGGTGGTGGCAAGGCCCAACTGGCGGGCGCTGGCGCAATCGAGCAGCCAAGTCTTCAAGACGCCGTCCTCAATCACCGCCATCTTGCGGTTGGCGACGCCTTCGCCGTCGAACGGTTTGGAGCGCAGGCCACGCACGCGATGGGGATCATCCACGATGGTGATATTGGGCGAGAAGATTTCCTGGCCCATGCTCTCTTTCAAAAAGCTCACGCCGCGCGCAATAGCATTGCCCGAAATGGCGCCTGCGAGATGGCCGATAAGCCCCGCCGATTCGCGCGGATCGAACACCACCGGCACGGCCTGGCTTTTGGCTTTGCGGGGATTGAGGCGGGCGAGGGTACGCTCGGCGGCGCGCTTGCCGATAAGCTCAGGGCTATCCAGATCGGCTGAGCGGCGGGCGCTCGAATACTCGTAATCGCGCTCCATCTCGGTGCCGTCACCGGCCAGAACCGCAACCCCGATGGAATGGCTGGTGCCGGCATAGTGCCCGAAAAAGCCCTCAGAGGTGGCGAGCGCAATAGAGGTGCGCCCGAAGCTGGCGCCGCCGCCTTCCGAATTGGTGATCCCAGTAACCGCCATGGCGGCGCCTTCCACGACCCGGGCCCGCTCCACCAGAAGATCGGCGGAGGGTTCTTCGCTGTCTTCCAGATCCAAGGGCGGGAAATCGCGGGCCAACAACTCGCGCGGCGCGAGCATGGCGAATTTATCTTCTGGCGCGAGCTTTGCCATGCTGACGGCGCGACCGGGCAGGGTGTCCAGCGACTCCTTGGAGAAATCGGTGGAGGAGACAAAGGCCACTTTCTGGCCGACGAAGACGCGAAGCCCGACATCGCTGGATTCGGACCGTTCCACGTCCTCCAGATTGCCCAAGCGATAGGAAACGCTGCTCGAAACATTCTCGACAAACAGCGCGTCTGCGGCGTCGGCCCCGGCTTTTTTGGCGGCGGCGATCAGGCCCTGAATCAGGCCTTCAGCATCGATTTTCATAGGCCCGTTTTCGCCCGCCCGGGCCGGGAAGGCAAGCGGAACCGCTAATGAGCGTCGGCAGCGGTCAGGGCGAGTTTTTTGTTGGGGAAATCGAAATAGAGGTGGAGCTGGCTGAGGGCCTTGAGACCAAGTCTCACGTCCCCGAAGGAATAGCAGGTGATGAGCACCGTTCCGCCCCCCTGATGGCCGAAATGCTCATGGCCGTCGCAGCGGGCATCGTCCGGCTCCCCCTTCAGGCGCATCAGCGGGTTGTTGACCTTCACGCCGCCCTCCGCCGCAAGTTCCTTGAACCGGTAAAGATAGATCGGCTTTTCGCTGGCGGGGACGGTTTTGACACCGGGGGAGTCTTTGGACAGGCCAAATTTGTCATGCGCCACCCGGAAAGATATCTCCGAGCCCTGATCCACGGTGGAGAAGGTGACATTCACTGGCTGGCCGTCCAGGGTGAAGCTCGCCATCGGCTTTTTCAGCGTCTTGGTCTCGAAGGGGACTTCGGCATATTGCTTCGCCCAATAGCCGCCGATATCGGTGCAACCGCCTAAAAGATTGATCTTGGCCGCGGCGAAATCAAACTCGATGCCGAAATTGCCAAGGATATCCATACCGAGAGAGCCAACCAGTTCGGGATCGCGGAAATTGCCGGGCAGGACGATCATTTCCATCCGCCCGCCCTCGGCGTGGCCGAGCTTCAGGCTGCGCACAAAGGCATAGTCCTTCGCCATGCCGAACTCGGTCGTGATCGTCACCTGCCGATTGATGATGCGCTTGGTCAGCTTTTCGCTGTCGGCGAAACCCTGGGTGATGAAAGAGTTCATCGAGGAAACATCGATGAGCATGTTATGGGGCGCGCCGTCGATTTCCACCGTTGCGGCAACCGCGCCGCTTGGCTCATGCACCATGGGGAAAGAGGCTGTGAGGGTGGGCTTGCAGTCGCTTGCCGCGGAGGCGGTGCCAGTTGCCGCTGCCAGAGCCAAAACGGCCATCACGATCTTACGCATATAGTCCCCCGCTCATGCGAAATGCTTTGCACAAGCGCGGTGTTTTGCAAGTGAATGTTGCCCAACTCACCTGCGGCCAAATCGAAAAACGGGAAAAACAACAGGGGCGGGTGCGGCCCCTGTTGTCCTAAGTCGCAGCGTCAATCCTTGAACAGGCGCGGGGCGAGTTCGTGCAAGGAGCGGCGCCAGGAAAGGAATTCGTGCGCCGTATTGGGCGAGACATAGTAGATGCTGTTGATGCCGGCGGCCTTCAGCGCTTCGTCATTGGCTTTGGGGTCGCCGCCGAAGCGGGGCTTGCCATTGTCGAGCTCGCGGCTGCCGAAGCTGACGAAAACCAGCTTCACTTTCTTTGCGAAGTCCGGCGTGGCTTTGACGTCATCCATGGAGACGGTGCCGCCGCTCAAAAGCCCGATCGAGCCAAAGGTGTTGAGATTGGCGAGCGTGATCAGCTTGGTCTCGAAGCCGCCCATGGAAAGCCCGGCCATGGCGCGATGCGGCTGGTCGGCGAGGGTGCGGAAATGGCTGTCGACATAAGGGATAAGCTCATTCACCAGCACGGTCTGGAAGGGATGGATGTCGAAGCTGTTGAGCCCGCCCGGCTTGACGTCGTTGGTCATGCCATAGGTCATCACGATGATGAAGGGCTTGGTTTTGCCCTCTGCGATCAGGTTATCCATGATGAGATTGGCATGGCCCTGATTTGACCAGGCGGTTTCGTCTTCGCCCCAGCCATGCTGCAGATAGAGCACGGGATAGCGCGTCTTGCCGCTCTTGTCATAACCCGGCGGGGTATAGACGAAAGCGCGGCGCTCTGTGTTGGTGCTGGGCGAATGAAAAAGGATCTGCTGCACATTGCCGTGCGGCACGGGTTTCAGCGCATAGAAATCCTGATCGGTGGCCGGAATCTCGATGCCGCTTTCCCAGCGCACCGAGCCGTAATAATTCTGCGCGCCGGGATCATTGAACACGCCGCCGTCAATGGTGAGGTGGTAGTAATGGAAACCCTGGTCAAGCGGGCCCCCCGTCGTGCCCGTCCAGACGCCATCGGCGCCTTTGGCGAGCGTGGTGCCACCGCTGCCGCCCAAGCCTAAGCTGACCTTGATGGCCTGCGCATCCGGCGCCACGACGCGAAACCGCGCATAGCCCTGCGAATTGACCTGCGGATAAAGCTGGCCGGGCTGGTTCAGGCTGGAAGGTTTGAAATCTTCTAATACCGCCGCCGGAGGCGTTGCGGTGGTTTGCGCCGAAGCCGGACCCGCAGCCAAGGCGAAAAGCATGACATTCGCCGCGGCGAAAGCCTTTCTATTCATGACGATCAACTCCCATTGGATTTGTTTTATCGGCCGCGTGGAACGGCGCTTCTTGTGTGGCGCGAGTATGAGCCTGGCGTTTTGCGCTGCAAGACTCCTAAAGGTCCCTGTGGTGTTGGGAAGCGGTGGACATACAGGAATGTGATTGGCGTGTCGGCTGGTTTTGGCTATTTTTGCACATTATAATTGTCCGACAAATATAAAGTGCGGGGAATGATGCGTACACACGGGTTTGCTTGTCTTGTTGCCTTTTCGCTTGCGGTTGACGCGCAGGCGGAGAACCCAATCATTCAGACGCGCTTCACCGCCGACCCCGCGCCGCTGGTGCATGACGGCACGGTCTATCTCTACACCAGCCACGACGAGGATGACGCGCGCGGCTTCGTGATGCGCGATTGGCGGCTTTATACGTCGAAGGACATGGTGAACTGGACCGATCACGGCGCGGTCGCCTCGCTCGCCACTTTTCCCTGGGCGCGTCAGGACAATGATGCCTGGGCGCCGCAAGTCGTGGAGCGGGGCAAGAAATTCTATCTCTATGTGCCGATCAGCGTAGAGGGCTGGCCGAAGAATGTGATTGCGGTAGCCGTCGCCGATAAGCCCGAAGGCCCGTTCAAGGATGCGCTTGGCCATCCTTTGATTGCCAAAGCCAGCTACAATATCGACCCGACGGTTTTCGTGGATGATGACGGGCAGGCCTATCTTTATTGGGGCAACCCCGAACCTTATTACGTCAAACTCAATAAGGACATGATCTCCTATTCGGGAGAGGTCACCAAAGCCGGGCCGAAGCTGACCAATTATCAGGAAGGGCCGTGGTTCTATAAACGCAAAGGCAAATACTATCTCGCCTATGCCTCCACTTGCTGTTCGGAAGGCATCGGCTATGCCATGAGCGATAGCCCAACCGGACCGTGGAAGCAGATGAATCCGCTGATGGAGCCGAACAAGGCCTCTTCCGGCAATCATCCCGGCATCATCGATTTCAAAGGCAATTCCTATGTCTTCGGCTTTAATTACCAGCTGAATTTTGCCGAGACGCCGATCCATCGCGAGCGCCGTTCGGTGACGGTGGCAAAGTTCGACTACAACGCCGATGGCTCCATCCCGACACAGCCTTGGTGGAACCGCGAAGGCGTGAAGCAGCTCGGCACGCTCGACCCGTTCAAGCGGGTGGAAGCTGAAACCATCGCCTGGACCACAGCGATCCAAGGCGGCTGGGATCACACCATCGATTGGGCGCCTTGTCTTAAGACGGAGAAGGACGAGAAGGTCGGGGTCTACGTCACCGATGTTCGCGGCACCTGCAGCATCAAAGTGGCAGGTGTCGATTTTGCCAAGGGTGCTTCAAGCTTCACGGCGAGCGTCGCCAGTGGCTCGCAAG encodes:
- a CDS encoding alpha/beta hydrolase; the encoded protein is MNRKAFAAANVMLFALAAGPASAQTTATPPAAVLEDFKPSSLNQPGQLYPQVNSQGYARFRVVAPDAQAIKVSLGLGGSGGTTLAKGADGVWTGTTGGPLDQGFHYYHLTIDGGVFNDPGAQNYYGSVRWESGIEIPATDQDFYALKPVPHGNVQQILFHSPSTNTERRAFVYTPPGYDKSGKTRYPVLYLQHGWGEDETAWSNQGHANLIMDNLIAEGKTKPFIIVMTYGMTNDVKPGGLNSFDIHPFQTVLVNELIPYVDSHFRTLADQPHRAMAGLSMGGFETKLITLANLNTFGSIGLLSGGTVSMDDVKATPDFAKKVKLVFVSFGSRELDNGKPRFGGDPKANDEALKAAGINSIYYVSPNTAHEFLSWRRSLHELAPRLFKD
- a CDS encoding retropepsin-like aspartic protease, encoding MRKIVMAVLALAAATGTASAASDCKPTLTASFPMVHEPSGAVAATVEIDGAPHNMLIDVSSMNSFITQGFADSEKLTKRIINRQVTITTEFGMAKDYAFVRSLKLGHAEGGRMEMIVLPGNFRDPELVGSLGMDILGNFGIEFDFAAAKINLLGGCTDIGGYWAKQYAEVPFETKTLKKPMASFTLDGQPVNVTFSTVDQGSEISFRVAHDKFGLSKDSPGVKTVPASEKPIYLYRFKELAAEGGVKVNNPLMRLKGEPDDARCDGHEHFGHQGGGTVLITCYSFGDVRLGLKALSQLHLYFDFPNKKLALTAADAH
- a CDS encoding glycoside hydrolase family 43 protein, producing the protein MMRTHGFACLVAFSLAVDAQAENPIIQTRFTADPAPLVHDGTVYLYTSHDEDDARGFVMRDWRLYTSKDMVNWTDHGAVASLATFPWARQDNDAWAPQVVERGKKFYLYVPISVEGWPKNVIAVAVADKPEGPFKDALGHPLIAKASYNIDPTVFVDDDGQAYLYWGNPEPYYVKLNKDMISYSGEVTKAGPKLTNYQEGPWFYKRKGKYYLAYASTCCSEGIGYAMSDSPTGPWKQMNPLMEPNKASSGNHPGIIDFKGNSYVFGFNYQLNFAETPIHRERRSVTVAKFDYNADGSIPTQPWWNREGVKQLGTLDPFKRVEAETIAWTTAIQGGWDHTIDWAPCLKTEKDEKVGVYVTDVRGTCSIKVAGVDFAKGASSFTASVASGSQGGTLELHLDRADGPLIGSMKIANTGGWQAWREETMQVTGASGVHDLFLIFKGGRDEPLFNVDYWRFAKAEKK
- a CDS encoding TldD/PmbA family protein — protein: MKIDAEGLIQGLIAAAKKAGADAADALFVENVSSSVSYRLGNLEDVERSESSDVGLRVFVGQKVAFVSSTDFSKESLDTLPGRAVSMAKLAPEDKFAMLAPRELLARDFPPLDLEDSEEPSADLLVERARVVEGAAMAVTGITNSEGGGASFGRTSIALATSEGFFGHYAGTSHSIGVAVLAGDGTEMERDYEYSSARRSADLDSPELIGKRAAERTLARLNPRKAKSQAVPVVFDPRESAGLIGHLAGAISGNAIARGVSFLKESMGQEIFSPNITIVDDPHRVRGLRSKPFDGEGVANRKMAVIEDGVLKTWLLDCASARQLGLATTGHAARGTGGPPHPSATNFYMLPGTVSVEELISDIEEGFYVTELMGMGVNSVTGDYSRGAAGFWIEKGKIAYPVSEVTIAGNLRDMYKRLTPADDLVFRYGTNAPTCRIEGMTVAGA
- a CDS encoding ABC transporter ATP-binding protein, encoding MLHPAAMSEPSAPTSQILRRIARDYLRDQRGTLILAIAFMALYAICTAALAWLLGPATGVLFGHQSAATQTGTAKMLFGEGRAIWSLPLSVVAILWIRAVAYYVQQSRLDSIGERVVTFCQRDMFHALVRRDLAALNAVHSGTFVSNFLYDATLMRDAISRGVAAVALELVQLIALIAVMIYADWQLMVIGILAVPGVAWAMGKIGGSIKRTTQRNMEQTGSLSTAIAEALDGRRVIKAYGLEAHVSKAADARLSERLKHLVKLARRRASAVPVTDIFSGLVSAGVIYYALYQTAHGEVSADQFITFMGAMLLALQPIRNLSQVFTIASSGLTAANRVFAVIDAKPEIVDAQGAKDLAVTQGGAVRFENVSFAYAETPAVRGIDLEIAPGSKVALVGPSGSGKTTLFNLLLRFYEAQAGRITIDGQDIRGVTLQSLRGAIALVTQEPILFDESIATNIAMGRPGATRAEIEQAAKDAAAHEFITALPQGYDTKAGEGGLKLSGGQRQRIAIARAMLRNAPILLLDEATSALDTESERQVQEALTRLMKNRTTIVIAHRLSTVADADKLYVLDQGRVAEAGNHAELLALNGLYARLYQHDEPLPAEGA
- a CDS encoding DUF4170 domain-containing protein; this translates as MSDVEPTQLLHLVFGGELTSPDNITFKDLEKLDVVGIFPNYQAAHAAWKAKAQATVDNAAMRYFVVHIHRLMQPE
- a CDS encoding 3'(2'),5'-bisphosphate nucleotidase CysQ, whose protein sequence is MPELKSESDVALVTRVVLEAGAIAREIAARDFNTKHKSDGSPVTEADLAVNAYLTEHLRKARPDYAWLSEENEDDNSRFSAKRIFVVDPIDGTLAFVKRRPHFTVCVGIVEDGQPVTGVVYNPMTEECFSAAKGEGAFLNGERISVRPCEGLDGIRLLASKTTLNNPRWQQPWPEMHVENPNSIAYRIALVAAGKFDAALTMQALHDWDVAAADIILREAGGIMTSLEGASPVYNAPAVIQPNVLAAGPHLHAILRNRIDQNQ